The following proteins come from a genomic window of Pseudomonas sp. MAG733B:
- the pyrH gene encoding UMP kinase, which produces MAQQGSGYQARYKRILLKLSGEALMGSEEFGIDPKVLDRMALEVGQLVGIGVQVGLVIGGGNLFRGAALSAAGMDRVTGDHMGMLATVMNALAMRDALERANISAIVMSAISMVGVTDHYDRRKAMRHLNAKEVVIFAAGTGNPFFTTDSAACLRAIEIDADVVLKATKVDGVYTADPFKDPHAEKFDHLTYDEVLDRKLGVMDLTAICLCRDHKMPLRVFNMNKPGALLNIVHGGAEGTLIEEGQQ; this is translated from the coding sequence ATGGCTCAGCAGGGCAGTGGTTATCAGGCTCGCTATAAACGCATTCTACTCAAACTTAGCGGCGAGGCCCTGATGGGCTCGGAAGAGTTCGGGATCGATCCGAAGGTTCTGGATCGCATGGCACTGGAAGTCGGCCAGCTGGTTGGCATCGGTGTTCAGGTCGGTCTGGTGATCGGCGGTGGTAACCTGTTCCGCGGTGCAGCGCTGAGCGCGGCCGGTATGGATCGGGTAACGGGTGACCACATGGGCATGCTGGCCACTGTGATGAACGCCCTGGCCATGCGCGATGCGCTCGAACGTGCCAATATCTCCGCCATCGTGATGTCGGCCATTTCCATGGTGGGTGTGACCGATCACTACGATCGCCGCAAAGCCATGCGCCACCTGAACGCCAAGGAAGTCGTGATTTTCGCGGCCGGTACTGGTAACCCGTTCTTCACTACGGACTCGGCTGCCTGCCTGCGTGCGATCGAAATCGATGCCGATGTCGTGCTCAAGGCAACCAAGGTCGATGGCGTTTACACCGCTGACCCATTCAAAGACCCGCATGCCGAGAAGTTCGATCATCTGACCTACGATGAAGTGCTGGATCGCAAGCTGGGTGTTATGGATCTGACGGCCATTTGCCTGTGCCGCGACCACAAGATGCCGCTGCGCGTATTTAACATGAACAAGCCCGGCGCCCTGCTGAACATCGTGCACGGCGGCGCTGAAGGGACCCTGATCGAGGAAGGCCAACAATGA
- the map gene encoding type I methionyl aminopeptidase, producing the protein MTVTLKTPEDIAKMRIAGKLAADVLEMIAEHVKPGITTEELDRICHDYIVNEQKAIPAPLNYKGFPKSICTSINHVVCHGIPNEKALKDGDTLNIDVTVIKDGYHGDTSRMFHVGSVPVWAERLSQVTQECMYKAIELVKPGCRLGDIGEVIQKHAEKNGFSVVREFCGHGIGKVFHEEPQILHYGRAGTGMELKAGMTFTIEPMINQGRADTKVLGDGWTAITKDRKLSAQWEHTLLVTDTGYEIFTLRSDDTIARVSA; encoded by the coding sequence ATGACCGTCACCCTCAAAACCCCCGAGGACATCGCAAAAATGCGCATCGCCGGCAAACTGGCCGCCGATGTGCTGGAAATGATTGCCGAACATGTCAAACCGGGTATCACTACCGAAGAACTTGATCGCATCTGCCACGACTACATCGTCAACGAGCAGAAGGCCATCCCTGCCCCGCTCAACTACAAAGGCTTCCCCAAGTCCATCTGCACCTCGATCAACCACGTGGTCTGCCACGGGATCCCGAACGAAAAAGCGCTGAAGGATGGCGACACCCTGAACATCGACGTCACCGTCATCAAGGACGGTTACCACGGCGACACCAGCCGCATGTTCCACGTCGGCAGCGTGCCGGTCTGGGCCGAGCGCCTGTCGCAGGTCACCCAGGAATGCATGTACAAGGCCATCGAACTGGTCAAACCCGGCTGCCGCCTGGGCGACATCGGCGAAGTGATCCAGAAGCACGCCGAGAAGAACGGTTTCTCAGTGGTTCGCGAGTTCTGCGGCCACGGTATCGGTAAAGTCTTCCACGAAGAACCGCAGATCCTACACTACGGCCGAGCCGGCACCGGCATGGAACTGAAGGCCGGCATGACCTTCACCATTGAGCCGATGATCAACCAGGGCCGCGCCGACACCAAAGTGCTGGGCGACGGCTGGACCGCGATCACCAAGGACCGCAAGCTGTCCGCGCAGTGGGAGCACACCCTGCTGGTGACCGATACCGGCTACGAGATCTTCACCCTGCGCAGCGATGACACCATCGCACGCGTTTCGGCCTGA
- the rpsB gene encoding 30S ribosomal protein S2: protein MSQVNMRDMLKAGVHFGHQTRYWNPKMGKYIFGARNKIHIINLEKTLPMFNEALTFVERLAQGKNKILFVGTKRSAGKIVAEEAARCGSPYVDHRWLGGMLTNFKTIRASIKRLRDLEVQAEDGTFAKLTKKEALMRSRDLEKLDRSLGGIKDMGGLPDALFVIDVDHERIAITEANKLGIPVIGVVDTNSSPEGVDYIIPGNDDAIRAIQLYMGSMADAVIRGRNNTAGGTEVFVEEAPAAAAE from the coding sequence ATGTCCCAAGTCAACATGCGCGATATGCTGAAGGCCGGTGTGCACTTCGGTCACCAGACCCGTTACTGGAACCCGAAAATGGGTAAATACATTTTCGGCGCGCGTAACAAGATCCACATCATCAACCTTGAAAAAACCCTGCCAATGTTCAACGAAGCTCTGACTTTCGTAGAGCGTCTGGCCCAGGGCAAAAACAAGATTCTGTTCGTCGGCACCAAGCGTTCCGCTGGCAAGATCGTTGCTGAAGAAGCAGCACGTTGCGGTTCGCCGTACGTCGATCACCGCTGGTTGGGCGGCATGCTGACCAACTTCAAAACCATCCGTGCTTCCATCAAGCGTCTGCGTGACCTTGAAGTACAAGCCGAAGACGGTACGTTCGCCAAGCTGACCAAGAAAGAAGCGCTGATGCGCTCCCGTGACCTGGAAAAGCTGGATCGTTCCCTGGGTGGTATCAAGGACATGGGCGGTCTGCCAGACGCTCTGTTCGTTATCGACGTTGATCACGAGCGCATCGCGATCACCGAAGCCAACAAGCTGGGCATCCCGGTTATCGGCGTAGTCGATACCAACAGCAGCCCGGAAGGCGTTGACTACATCATCCCAGGCAACGATGACGCAATCCGCGCTATCCAGCTGTACATGGGTTCGATGGCTGACGCTGTTATCCGTGGTCGCAACAACACTGCTGGCGGCACCGAAGTTTTCGTTGAAGAAGCTCCGGCAGCTGCAGCTGAGTAA
- the tsf gene encoding translation elongation factor Ts yields the protein MAEITAALVKELRERTGEGMMDCKKALTKAGGDIEKAIDDMRASGAIKAAKKAGNVAAEGAIAIKADDKAAVLLEVNSQTDFLALQDDFKNFVAASVEKAFAEKLTDAAPLIAAQESAREALVAKVGENVNIRRLVRVEGDVVGTYLHGNKIGVAVVLKGGDVQLAKEIAMHVAASNPEFLLPSQVSPEAIEREKAVFLSLNEDKMKGKPAEIVEKMIAGRITKFLAEASLVEQAFVMNPEVTVGALAKKAGAEIVSFTYFKVGEGIEKPVDNFAEEVAAQLAAAKQ from the coding sequence ATGGCAGAGATTACTGCAGCGTTGGTCAAAGAACTGCGCGAGCGTACTGGCGAAGGCATGATGGACTGCAAAAAGGCCTTGACCAAGGCTGGCGGCGACATCGAAAAAGCCATTGATGACATGCGTGCTTCGGGCGCCATCAAGGCTGCCAAGAAAGCTGGCAACGTTGCCGCTGAAGGCGCAATCGCCATCAAGGCCGACGACAAGGCAGCCGTGCTGCTGGAAGTCAACTCGCAGACCGACTTCCTGGCCCTGCAAGACGACTTCAAAAACTTCGTTGCTGCCAGCGTAGAAAAAGCCTTCGCTGAAAAACTGACCGACGCAGCTCCGCTGATCGCCGCTCAGGAATCGGCTCGTGAAGCCCTGGTGGCCAAAGTTGGCGAAAACGTCAACATCCGTCGCCTGGTTCGCGTTGAAGGTGACGTGGTCGGTACTTACCTGCACGGTAACAAGATCGGTGTTGCTGTTGTTCTCAAGGGCGGCGATGTTCAGCTGGCCAAAGAGATCGCCATGCACGTGGCGGCAAGCAACCCTGAGTTCCTGCTGCCATCGCAGGTTTCGCCAGAAGCCATCGAGCGTGAGAAAGCCGTATTCCTGTCTCTGAACGAAGACAAGATGAAAGGCAAGCCAGCTGAAATCGTCGAGAAGATGATCGCTGGCCGTATCACCAAGTTCTTGGCCGAAGCCAGCCTGGTTGAGCAAGCTTTCGTCATGAATCCAGAAGTCACCGTTGGTGCTCTGGCCAAGAAAGCCGGCGCTGAAATCGTTTCCTTCACCTACTTCAAAGTAGGCGAAGGCATCGAGAAGCCAGTTGACAACTTCGCTGAAGAAGTTGCCGCACAACTGGCTGCCGCCAAGCAATAA
- a CDS encoding [protein-PII] uridylyltransferase, which produces MPQVDPELFDRGQFQAELALKASPIAAFKKAIRQAREVLDARFRSGRDIRRLIEDRAWFVDNILQKAWEQFNWSEDADIALVAVGGYGRGELHPYSDIDLLILLDSADHEVFRDSIERFLTLLWDIGLEVGQSVRSVDECAVEARADLTVVTNLMESRTITGPEHLRQRMLDVTSTAHMWPSKDFFLAKRAEQKARHHKYNDTEYNLEPNVKGSPGGLRDIQTILWVARREYGTLNLRALAGEGFLVESENALLASSQEFLWKVRYALHMLAGRSEDRLLFDHQRAIAKLLGFEGDDAKQAVENFMQQYYRVVMSIAQLSDLIIQHFEEVILAPEDEAPPQPINSRFQLHDGYIEARNDNVFRRTPFAMLEIFVLMAQQPEIKGVRADTIRLLRENRHMIDDDFRNDIRNTSLFIELFKCKIGIHRNLRRMNRYGILGRYLPEFGFIVGQMQHDLFHIYTVDAHTLNLIKHLRKLQYTQVSEKFPLASKLMGKLPKPELIYLAGLYHDIGKGRHGDHSEIGAVDAEAFCQRHQLPVWDSRLIVWLVQNHLVMSTTAQRKDLSDPQVIHDFAQIVGDETHLDYLYVLTVADINATNPTLWNSWRASLLRQLYTETKRALRRGLENPVDREEQIRQTQSAALDILVRGGNDPDDVEQLWAQLGDDYFLRHTAGDVAWHTDAILQQPSDGGPLVLIKETTQREFEGGTQIFIYAPDQHDFFAVTVAAMDQLNLNIHDARVITSSSQFTLDTYIVLDTDGDSIGDNPARVKQIRDGLTEALRNPDDYPTIIQRRVPRQLKHFAFAPQVTIHNDAQRPVTVLELTAPDRPGLLARVGTIFLEFDLSLQNAKIATLGERVEDVFFITDANNQPLSDPLLCSRLQDAIVEQLSVNQEPDIKLSRISI; this is translated from the coding sequence ATGCCGCAGGTGGATCCCGAACTCTTCGACCGCGGCCAGTTCCAGGCTGAACTGGCCCTGAAGGCAAGCCCTATCGCGGCCTTTAAGAAGGCGATCCGCCAGGCCCGCGAGGTGCTCGATGCACGCTTTCGCAGCGGCCGCGACATCCGTCGGCTGATCGAGGATCGCGCCTGGTTCGTCGATAACATCCTGCAAAAGGCCTGGGAGCAGTTCAACTGGAGTGAAGACGCCGACATCGCGCTGGTCGCGGTCGGCGGCTATGGTCGCGGCGAACTGCACCCTTACTCCGACATTGATCTGCTGATCCTGCTGGACAGCGCCGATCATGAAGTTTTCCGCGATTCCATCGAACGTTTTCTGACGCTGCTGTGGGACATCGGCCTCGAAGTCGGTCAGAGCGTTCGCTCGGTCGACGAATGCGCCGTAGAAGCCCGCGCCGACCTGACGGTAGTAACCAACCTGATGGAAAGCCGGACCATTACCGGCCCCGAGCATCTGCGCCAGCGCATGCTGGATGTCACCAGCACCGCGCACATGTGGCCGAGCAAGGACTTCTTCCTGGCCAAACGGGCCGAGCAAAAAGCCCGACACCACAAGTACAACGACACCGAATACAACCTGGAACCCAACGTCAAAGGCTCGCCTGGCGGCCTGCGGGATATCCAGACGATCCTCTGGGTGGCCCGTCGCGAGTACGGCACCCTGAACCTGCGGGCACTGGCGGGCGAAGGCTTCCTGGTCGAGAGCGAAAACGCCCTGCTGGCCTCTTCCCAGGAGTTCCTGTGGAAGGTCCGCTATGCGCTGCACATGCTTGCCGGTCGCTCCGAAGACCGTCTGCTGTTCGACCACCAGCGCGCCATTGCCAAACTACTTGGGTTCGAAGGTGACGACGCCAAACAGGCCGTCGAAAACTTCATGCAGCAGTATTACCGGGTGGTGATGAGCATTGCCCAGCTCAGCGATTTGATCATCCAGCACTTCGAGGAAGTCATCCTCGCGCCGGAAGACGAGGCGCCGCCGCAGCCGATCAACTCGCGATTCCAGCTGCACGACGGCTACATCGAGGCGCGCAACGACAACGTGTTCCGCCGTACCCCGTTTGCCATGCTGGAAATCTTCGTGCTGATGGCCCAGCAGCCGGAAATCAAAGGCGTGCGTGCCGACACCATTCGCCTGCTGCGCGAAAATCGCCACATGATCGACGACGATTTCCGCAACGACATCCGCAACACCAGCCTGTTCATCGAGCTGTTCAAGTGCAAGATCGGCATTCATCGCAACCTGCGGCGGATGAACCGCTACGGCATTCTCGGGCGTTATCTGCCGGAGTTCGGCTTTATCGTCGGGCAGATGCAGCATGACCTGTTCCACATTTACACGGTCGACGCCCACACGCTGAACCTGATCAAACACCTGCGTAAGTTGCAGTACACCCAGGTGTCGGAAAAATTCCCGCTGGCCAGCAAGCTCATGGGCAAGTTGCCCAAGCCTGAGCTGATCTACCTGGCAGGCCTGTACCACGACATCGGCAAGGGCCGGCATGGCGACCACTCGGAAATTGGCGCAGTGGACGCCGAGGCGTTCTGCCAGCGCCATCAGCTGCCCGTGTGGGACAGCCGCCTGATCGTCTGGCTGGTGCAGAATCACCTGGTGATGTCGACCACCGCCCAGCGCAAGGACTTATCCGACCCGCAGGTGATCCATGATTTCGCGCAGATCGTCGGTGACGAAACCCACCTCGATTACCTGTATGTGCTGACCGTCGCCGACATCAACGCCACCAACCCGACGCTATGGAATTCCTGGCGCGCCAGCCTGTTGCGTCAGCTCTATACCGAGACCAAACGCGCACTGCGTCGCGGCCTGGAAAACCCGGTGGACCGCGAAGAGCAAATCCGCCAGACCCAAAGCGCAGCCCTGGACATCCTCGTTCGCGGCGGCAACGATCCGGACGATGTCGAGCAGTTGTGGGCGCAATTGGGCGATGACTATTTCCTGCGTCACACCGCCGGCGACGTTGCCTGGCACACTGATGCAATCCTCCAGCAGCCGTCCGACGGCGGGCCGCTGGTGCTGATCAAGGAAACTACGCAAAGGGAATTCGAGGGCGGCACGCAGATCTTCATCTACGCACCGGACCAGCACGATTTCTTCGCCGTGACCGTGGCCGCGATGGACCAGCTCAACCTGAACATCCATGACGCCCGGGTCATCACGTCCAGCAGCCAGTTCACCCTCGACACCTACATCGTGCTCGACACCGATGGCGACTCGATCGGCGATAACCCGGCACGGGTCAAACAGATCCGCGACGGCCTGACCGAAGCCCTGCGCAACCCGGACGACTACCCGACGATCATCCAGCGCCGGGTACCACGCCAGCTCAAACATTTTGCCTTTGCACCGCAGGTGACGATCCACAACGATGCCCAGCGTCCGGTGACCGTACTGGAACTGACCGCACCCGACCGCCCCGGCCTGCTGGCCCGCGTCGGCACGATCTTCCTGGAGTTCGACCTGTCGCTGCAGAACGCCAAGATCGCCACCCTCGGCGAGCGCGTGGAAGACGTGTTCTTCATCACCGACGCGAACAATCAGCCGCTGTCCGACCCGCTGCTGTGCAGCCGGTTACAAGATGCAATCGTCGAGCAGTTGAGCGTCAATCAGGAACCCGATATCAAACTGTCGCGCATCAGTATCTGA